The following coding sequences are from one Methanorbis rubei window:
- a CDS encoding RNA-processing protein gives MYWYGSGTDISTDPAEVAARIRTAKTDMTKYVPCDWKQAQQLGLVKNRHDYIETLCRSTIHMSEEGIAACSQEKDVELLQMVRTLDEMDTVINLLTERLIDWYISITPAFSRKYRGSAAGAAKLLPMIGKNGTESMKKIAREILSMSNARTNLMKEVSRIAVSVIPNMSALVGGLVAARLVSRTGSLAAAAKMPGSSMQVIGAEGALFSHIRTGSPSPKHGIMFQHRRVHNAPREVRGHVARALAAKLVIAARLDYYRGELDAKFVDEANAKIDRLMEAEK, from the coding sequence ATGTACTGGTACGGGTCGGGAACCGACATCTCAACAGACCCCGCAGAAGTTGCCGCACGAATTCGCACGGCAAAAACTGATATGACAAAATATGTTCCTTGCGACTGGAAACAGGCACAGCAACTCGGTCTGGTAAAAAACCGGCACGACTACATCGAAACCCTCTGCCGCTCCACAATACACATGTCCGAGGAAGGTATTGCCGCATGTTCACAGGAAAAAGACGTTGAACTGCTTCAGATGGTCAGAACACTCGACGAAATGGACACCGTGATCAACCTCCTCACTGAACGGCTGATCGACTGGTACATCTCAATCACTCCTGCATTTTCCCGCAAGTACCGCGGGTCCGCGGCCGGAGCCGCAAAACTTCTGCCGATGATTGGAAAAAACGGGACTGAATCGATGAAAAAAATTGCCAGAGAAATTCTGTCGATGTCAAATGCCAGAACAAATCTGATGAAGGAAGTTTCGCGGATTGCAGTCTCAGTAATTCCCAACATGAGTGCTCTGGTGGGCGGCCTCGTGGCCGCCCGCCTCGTGTCGCGTACCGGCAGCCTCGCGGCTGCCGCAAAAATGCCCGGTTCATCAATGCAGGTAATCGGAGCCGAAGGAGCACTCTTCTCTCACATCCGTACCGGATCGCCCTCGCCGAAACACGGCATTATGTTTCAGCACCGGCGTGTTCACAACGCTCCCCGTGAAGTCCGCGGTCATGTAGCAAGAGCACTTGCAGCAAAACTGGTGATCGCAGCCAGACTGGATTACTATCGGGGAGAGCTTGATGCGAAGTTTGTTGACGAAGCAAACGCGAAGATCGATCGTCTGATGGAGGCGGAGAAATGA